From a single Ascaphus truei isolate aAscTru1 chromosome 2, aAscTru1.hap1, whole genome shotgun sequence genomic region:
- the LOC142475441 gene encoding fucolectin-like isoform X3: MKLLMLVLSMLGMQGGGHCCEPQPGAANLARNGLATQGSDYVDITMGYSKQGIDGNRDGNYHKASCTHTNYDKDPWWKLDLKQSYSIGPIVIANRQDCCSERLKGAEVRVGNSPNNDNPVCGTVTSADAITTLCCKGMVGRYVSVVIPGRSEYLTLCEVEVYEEKPKQEPRVCW; encoded by the exons ATGAAGCTCCTTATGCTTGTTCTGTCCATGCTTGGGATGCAGGGCGGCGGTCATTGCTGTGAGCCTCAGCCAGGAG CTGCAAATTTAGCAAGAAATGGTTTAGCAACCCAGGGTTCCGACTACGTAGATATAACAATGGGATACTCCAAACAAGGCATTGATGGGAACCGTGATGGAAATTATCATAAAGCCTCCTGTACTCACACCAACTATGATAAAGACCCCTGGTGGAAGCTGGACCTGAAACAAAGCTATAGCATTGGACCTATTGTTATAGCGAACAGACAGGACTGTTGTTCGGAGCGACTGAAAGGAGCCGAGGTCCGTGTTGGGAACTCACCAAACAATGACAACCCAGT ATGTGGCACAGTCACTAGCGCTGACGCAATCACCACTCTTTGCTGCAAGGGTATGGTGGGTCGTTATGTCAGTGTGGTTATTCCTGGACGCTCAGAGTATCTCACCCTGTGTGAAGTGGAAGTCTATGAGGAGAAACCAAAACAGGAACCTCGTGTCTGCTGGTAG
- the LOC142475441 gene encoding fucolectin-like isoform X2, whose protein sequence is MPLPLSMKLLMLVLSMLGMQGGGHCCEPQPGAANLARNGLATQGSDYVDITMGYSKQGIDGNRDGNYHKASCTHTNYDKDPWWKLDLKQSYSIGPIVIANRQDCCSERLKGAEVRVGNSPNNDNPVCGTVTSADAITTLCCKGMVGRYVSVVIPGRSEYLTLCEVEVYEEKPKQEPRVCW, encoded by the exons TATGAAGCTCCTTATGCTTGTTCTGTCCATGCTTGGGATGCAGGGCGGCGGTCATTGCTGTGAGCCTCAGCCAGGAG CTGCAAATTTAGCAAGAAATGGTTTAGCAACCCAGGGTTCCGACTACGTAGATATAACAATGGGATACTCCAAACAAGGCATTGATGGGAACCGTGATGGAAATTATCATAAAGCCTCCTGTACTCACACCAACTATGATAAAGACCCCTGGTGGAAGCTGGACCTGAAACAAAGCTATAGCATTGGACCTATTGTTATAGCGAACAGACAGGACTGTTGTTCGGAGCGACTGAAAGGAGCCGAGGTCCGTGTTGGGAACTCACCAAACAATGACAACCCAGT ATGTGGCACAGTCACTAGCGCTGACGCAATCACCACTCTTTGCTGCAAGGGTATGGTGGGTCGTTATGTCAGTGTGGTTATTCCTGGACGCTCAGAGTATCTCACCCTGTGTGAAGTGGAAGTCTATGAGGAGAAACCAAAACAGGAACCTCGTGTCTGCTGGTAG
- the LOC142475441 gene encoding fucolectin-like isoform X1, which produces MKGHLFRKESMKLLMLVLSMLGMQGGGHCCEPQPGAANLARNGLATQGSDYVDITMGYSKQGIDGNRDGNYHKASCTHTNYDKDPWWKLDLKQSYSIGPIVIANRQDCCSERLKGAEVRVGNSPNNDNPVCGTVTSADAITTLCCKGMVGRYVSVVIPGRSEYLTLCEVEVYEEKPKQEPRVCW; this is translated from the exons TATGAAGCTCCTTATGCTTGTTCTGTCCATGCTTGGGATGCAGGGCGGCGGTCATTGCTGTGAGCCTCAGCCAGGAG CTGCAAATTTAGCAAGAAATGGTTTAGCAACCCAGGGTTCCGACTACGTAGATATAACAATGGGATACTCCAAACAAGGCATTGATGGGAACCGTGATGGAAATTATCATAAAGCCTCCTGTACTCACACCAACTATGATAAAGACCCCTGGTGGAAGCTGGACCTGAAACAAAGCTATAGCATTGGACCTATTGTTATAGCGAACAGACAGGACTGTTGTTCGGAGCGACTGAAAGGAGCCGAGGTCCGTGTTGGGAACTCACCAAACAATGACAACCCAGT ATGTGGCACAGTCACTAGCGCTGACGCAATCACCACTCTTTGCTGCAAGGGTATGGTGGGTCGTTATGTCAGTGTGGTTATTCCTGGACGCTCAGAGTATCTCACCCTGTGTGAAGTGGAAGTCTATGAGGAGAAACCAAAACAGGAACCTCGTGTCTGCTGGTAG